In Pseudophaeobacter arcticus DSM 23566, a single window of DNA contains:
- a CDS encoding ParB/RepB/Spo0J family partition protein, translated as MAKRKRLSPAQNTYLSGAPESKSALAGPLPMPTASAAPIAQVAGAASTEAALQEVSQVLQQARARGLMIEEIALDQIDETHLVRDRIAQDEDEMEALMGSLRARGQQTPIEVVPLQGRIDGSGWGLISGWRRLSALRRLYAETSEPRFARVKALVIRPDSAEAAYVAMVEENEIRVNLSHYERARIAVRALKEGVFPSQKKALQGLFANAPRAKRSKIGSFVTLVEALDAVLYFPTAISEKLGLALVRQIGEEPGFAARLKTALQAAERPTAAEELLVLNAALAACKAPQDAALTAPLESQVAGATPVATPASAAPRVRPSSVEIGAQERVSTQLTAGLRIGFQPGAKRIELSGEAVDAELLEALKTWLKQR; from the coding sequence ATGGCAAAACGCAAACGGCTTTCCCCGGCACAAAACACCTATCTCTCTGGCGCACCAGAGAGCAAATCCGCCCTGGCAGGCCCGCTGCCGATGCCGACTGCCAGCGCCGCCCCCATTGCCCAGGTGGCAGGCGCGGCCTCGACCGAGGCGGCGCTGCAGGAGGTCAGCCAGGTGCTGCAGCAGGCGCGGGCGCGCGGGTTGATGATCGAAGAGATTGCCCTAGATCAGATCGACGAGACCCATCTGGTCCGCGACCGCATTGCCCAGGACGAAGACGAGATGGAGGCCCTGATGGGGTCTTTGCGGGCGCGCGGGCAGCAGACCCCGATCGAGGTGGTGCCGCTGCAGGGGCGGATCGACGGCAGTGGCTGGGGGCTGATCTCGGGCTGGCGGCGGCTCTCTGCCCTGCGCAGGCTCTACGCCGAGACTTCAGAGCCCAGGTTTGCCAGGGTCAAAGCCCTGGTGATCCGGCCCGACAGCGCCGAGGCCGCCTATGTGGCGATGGTGGAAGAGAATGAAATCCGGGTCAACCTGTCCCATTATGAGCGCGCCCGCATCGCGGTACGGGCGTTGAAGGAGGGGGTCTTCCCCAGTCAGAAAAAAGCGCTGCAGGGGCTGTTTGCCAATGCGCCGCGTGCCAAGCGCTCCAAGATTGGCAGTTTTGTCACCCTGGTTGAGGCGCTGGATGCGGTGCTGTACTTTCCCACCGCCATCAGTGAAAAACTGGGGCTGGCCCTGGTGCGCCAGATCGGCGAGGAACCGGGGTTTGCGGCGCGGCTCAAGACGGCCCTGCAGGCGGCAGAGCGCCCCACTGCGGCAGAGGAGCTGCTGGTTTTAAACGCCGCGCTGGCCGCGTGTAAAGCCCCTCAGGATGCGGCTCTAACCGCACCCTTAGAGTCTCAGGTTGCCGGGGCAACACCTGTGGCCACCCCGGCGAGCGCGGCGCCCCGAGTTCGCCCGAGTTCTGTTGAGATTGGCGCTCAGGAACGTGTCAGCACCCAGCTGACGGCAGGGCTGCGCATTGGCTTTCAACCCGGGGCAAAACGGATCGAGCTGAGCGGCGAGGCTGTGGATGCAGAGCTGCTGGAGGCCTTGAAGACCTGGCTGAAGCAGCGCTAA
- a CDS encoding AAA family ATPase, with translation MARDIHKAGSGLPPYFNIDPDAALAELDAPTGTSGFAAIAEGCARGRADLSSRGMNEQGRKELRLFSTWEITRYLIPVAQAHFRRVLKANPTLPQGRSETEGGAKWFTLDEVLLLRAHFAAQGSKSKDYTPYRPKGLPAKLVSVANFKGGVGKTSTAAHLAMSAALDGYKVLVIDLDSQGSMTSIFGGRVEDEWQTAFPLLARHYGDHLRADNQRRLDRGEAPQPLDETLSAAMEMTAGDVIQGTHWPNIDLIGAQLNLYWAEFQIPVWRMAARSWKLWDALTDRLEADGVLDDYDVVFIDTPPALGYLTINGLAASDILLVPVGASFLEFDSTGRFFDMLHSTFASIEEGENLAARALGRPEMGFEWDAVRAVITRYDSAQQGELAGVMQAYMGPVLSPHKQDFTALIGQAGEQVSGIYEADYRDFNRETYARGRETFDATYAAFKRLLLGVWRRAELEREAEMAEQVPGEMPGEISGEMQQQRTPA, from the coding sequence ATGGCACGAGATATCCACAAGGCAGGCTCCGGGCTGCCCCCCTATTTCAACATTGATCCCGATGCCGCCCTGGCAGAGCTCGACGCTCCCACCGGCACATCCGGTTTTGCCGCCATTGCCGAGGGCTGCGCCCGGGGCCGGGCGGATCTGTCCAGCCGCGGCATGAACGAACAGGGGCGCAAAGAGCTGCGCCTGTTCTCCACCTGGGAAATCACCCGCTACCTGATCCCCGTCGCCCAGGCGCATTTCCGGCGGGTGCTCAAGGCCAACCCGACGCTGCCCCAGGGCCGGTCTGAAACCGAGGGCGGCGCCAAATGGTTCACCCTGGACGAGGTGCTGCTGCTGCGGGCGCATTTTGCCGCCCAGGGGTCAAAATCCAAAGACTACACCCCCTACCGGCCCAAGGGCCTGCCGGCCAAACTGGTTTCGGTGGCCAATTTCAAAGGCGGGGTTGGCAAGACCTCGACGGCGGCGCATCTGGCGATGTCGGCGGCGCTGGATGGCTACAAGGTGCTGGTGATTGATCTGGACAGCCAGGGGTCGATGACCTCGATCTTTGGCGGCCGGGTCGAGGACGAGTGGCAAACCGCCTTTCCGCTTTTGGCGCGCCACTATGGCGATCATCTGCGCGCCGACAACCAGCGCCGCCTGGATCGCGGTGAGGCGCCACAGCCGCTGGATGAAACGCTTTCCGCCGCCATGGAGATGACCGCGGGGGATGTCATTCAGGGCACCCATTGGCCCAATATCGATCTCATTGGCGCCCAGCTGAATCTGTACTGGGCCGAGTTCCAGATCCCGGTCTGGCGCATGGCGGCGCGCTCCTGGAAGCTCTGGGATGCGCTCACCGACCGGCTCGAGGCCGACGGGGTGCTGGATGACTATGACGTGGTCTTTATCGACACGCCGCCCGCCCTTGGCTATCTGACCATCAACGGTTTGGCGGCCTCGGATATCCTGCTGGTGCCGGTGGGGGCTTCGTTCCTGGAGTTCGACAGCACGGGGCGGTTTTTTGACATGCTGCATTCCACCTTTGCCTCGATCGAGGAGGGCGAGAACCTGGCAGCCCGCGCCCTGGGGCGGCCCGAGATGGGGTTTGAATGGGATGCGGTGCGCGCGGTCATCACCCGCTATGACAGCGCCCAGCAGGGCGAGCTGGCCGGGGTGATGCAGGCCTATATGGGGCCGGTGCTCAGCCCGCATAAGCAGGATTTCACCGCTCTGATCGGGCAGGCCGGCGAACAGGTCTCGGGCATCTACGAGGCCGATTACCGCGATTTCAACCGCGAGACCTATGCGCGCGGGCGCGAAACATTTGACGCCACCTATGCGGCCTTCAAACGCCTGCTGCTGGGGGTCTGGCGGCGGGCGGAGCTGGAGCGCGAGGCGGAGATGGCAGAGCAGGTGCCCGGTGAAATGCCAGGTGAGATATCTGGCGAGATGCAACAGCAGCGCACGCCGGCCTAA
- a CDS encoding replication initiator protein A → MAAAGGAYPAEAQGSAAGRFFLCDIFDAIPKNDLASMEHPLFSLATRPDRRILNYQHNGAEITVVPSVKGLATIHDKDILIFCISQLMAAQNAGRQLSRTLHLKAHDLLIATNRETSGDAYRRLRESFERLAGTRITTNIVTGGEEVTTGFGLIESWEIVRKAPGSKKGAGRMVNVAVTLSDWLFRAVLSKSVLTLSRDYFRLRKPLERRIYELTRKHCGRQSAWTISVETLLKKSGSASPRRVFRKMIRDMIAAQPLPDYAMEELPGDLIRFSQKHVVTEPGHADAPILKATTLERARDLIPGADVYALEAEWRAMWARSGRPRLRQADAAFLGWVKKRGAE, encoded by the coding sequence ATGGCGGCGGCAGGCGGAGCATATCCAGCTGAAGCGCAGGGGAGCGCAGCGGGGCGTTTTTTCCTCTGCGATATCTTTGATGCGATTCCCAAAAACGATCTGGCCTCGATGGAACATCCGCTGTTTTCCCTGGCGACACGGCCGGACCGGCGCATTTTGAACTATCAGCACAATGGCGCCGAGATCACCGTGGTGCCATCGGTCAAAGGCCTGGCGACGATCCATGACAAGGATATCCTGATCTTCTGTATCAGCCAGCTGATGGCGGCGCAGAATGCCGGGCGGCAATTGTCGCGTACCCTGCATCTCAAGGCGCATGATCTGCTGATTGCCACCAACCGCGAGACCTCTGGCGATGCCTATCGGCGCCTGCGCGAGAGCTTTGAGCGTCTGGCGGGCACCCGTATCACCACCAATATCGTCACCGGCGGCGAAGAGGTGACCACGGGTTTTGGCCTGATCGAGAGCTGGGAGATCGTGCGCAAGGCTCCCGGTTCCAAAAAGGGGGCGGGGCGCATGGTCAATGTGGCGGTGACCCTGTCGGACTGGCTGTTTCGCGCGGTGCTGTCAAAATCGGTGCTGACGCTGAGCCGGGATTACTTTCGTCTGCGCAAACCGCTGGAGCGGCGCATCTATGAGCTGACACGCAAACACTGTGGCCGCCAAAGCGCCTGGACCATTTCGGTGGAAACGCTGCTGAAGAAATCCGGTTCTGCCAGTCCGCGGCGGGTGTTTCGCAAGATGATCCGCGACATGATCGCGGCGCAGCCGCTGCCGGACTACGCCATGGAAGAGCTGCCCGGTGATTTGATCCGGTTTAGCCAGAAACATGTGGTAACAGAGCCTGGACATGCGGATGCGCCGATTTTGAAAGCGACCACGCTGGAGCGCGCCCGCGATCTGATACCGGGCGCGGATGTCTACGCGCTGGAGGCCGAGTGGCGTGCCATGTGGGCCCGATCCGGACGGCCCCGGCTGCGCCAGGCTGATGCGGCCTTTTTGGGCTGGGTCAAAAAACGCGGCGCGGAGTGA
- a CDS encoding glycosyltransferase family 4 protein → MKFLFVHQNMPGQYRELLTWLVKQGGHEILFLTQRRGLQLPGVTTVTYRPHHQAAKDAYGLSKDWESAAGAGLGAALAARRLDRDQGFKPDIIIGHTGWGELLFMKEVWPDVPVIGFFEYFYRTSGGLVGFDPEHPINDQAGFFAQARNTVPYASIEAVDQGHTPTQWQRDRFPQSFHHRMYTCHDGIRCDRLLPDAKASIGLGRVDQPLTRNDEVITYVARNMERARGFHIMMRALPEILTSLPRARVLMIGGNETSYGVESSHPQGLRGEMEAELGDSVDWSRVHFLGKVPYDDLCRILRISRCHIYLTMPFVLSWSLLEAMSMQATVVAADVAPVREAVTHGETGMLVDFFDPRALADQVVDVVTNPREYAHLGPAARAHVLQHYDFLSHCLPEHIAQINALVPAGKQIRI, encoded by the coding sequence ATGAAATTCCTTTTTGTCCATCAAAACATGCCCGGCCAATATCGCGAGCTGCTCACCTGGCTGGTCAAACAGGGCGGTCATGAAATCCTCTTTCTCACCCAGCGCCGGGGGCTGCAGCTGCCCGGAGTCACAACCGTGACCTACAGGCCCCACCACCAAGCGGCCAAAGACGCCTACGGGCTTTCAAAGGACTGGGAGAGTGCCGCAGGGGCCGGGCTTGGCGCCGCCCTGGCGGCCCGCCGATTGGACCGCGACCAGGGCTTTAAGCCCGACATCATCATCGGCCATACCGGCTGGGGCGAATTGCTGTTTATGAAAGAGGTCTGGCCGGATGTGCCGGTGATCGGGTTTTTTGAATATTTCTACCGCACCTCTGGCGGCTTGGTTGGCTTTGACCCGGAACACCCGATCAATGATCAGGCAGGCTTTTTTGCCCAGGCCCGCAATACCGTCCCCTATGCCAGCATCGAAGCGGTCGATCAGGGCCATACCCCCACCCAGTGGCAACGCGACCGTTTTCCGCAGTCCTTCCATCACCGCATGTATACCTGCCACGATGGTATTCGCTGCGACCGGTTGCTGCCGGATGCCAAGGCCTCGATTGGGTTGGGCCGGGTGGACCAGCCGCTGACCCGCAACGACGAGGTCATCACCTATGTGGCCCGCAATATGGAACGCGCCCGCGGCTTTCACATCATGATGCGCGCCCTGCCCGAGATCCTGACCAGCCTCCCCAGGGCGCGGGTGCTGATGATCGGCGGCAACGAGACCTCCTATGGCGTCGAGAGCAGCCACCCCCAGGGGCTGCGCGGCGAAATGGAAGCAGAACTCGGCGACAGCGTGGATTGGAGCCGGGTGCATTTCCTCGGCAAGGTGCCCTACGACGATCTCTGCCGCATCCTCCGCATCAGTCGCTGCCATATCTATCTGACCATGCCCTTTGTGCTCAGTTGGTCACTGCTCGAGGCAATGTCCATGCAGGCCACCGTGGTGGCTGCGGATGTGGCCCCGGTGCGCGAGGCAGTCACCCATGGGGAGACCGGCATGCTGGTTGATTTCTTTGACCCGCGCGCGCTTGCGGATCAGGTGGTGGATGTCGTGACCAATCCTAGGGAGTACGCCCACCTGGGTCCCGCTGCCCGCGCCCATGTGCTGCAGCATTACGATTTCCTCAGCCATTGCCTGCCAGAGCATATCGCCCAGATCAACGCCCTGGTTCCCGCCGGCAAACAAATCAGGATCTAA
- the rfbC gene encoding dTDP-4-dehydrorhamnose 3,5-epimerase, with translation MQVEETGLPGVKILVPQRFGDARGFFSECWSRQRLAEQGIDLDFVQDNHSLSMQRGTLRGLHFQAPPHAQAKLVRCGRGALFDVAVDIRRGSPTYGTWFGIELTAENGKQLLVPAGFLHGFITRAPETEILYKCSDYYAPDCDGAVAWDSCGVDWGFDGPPLLSEKDAAAPALADFDSPFVWEGAA, from the coding sequence ATGCAGGTTGAAGAGACGGGATTGCCGGGGGTGAAGATCCTGGTGCCGCAACGGTTTGGCGATGCGCGCGGGTTTTTTAGCGAATGCTGGAGCCGGCAGCGGCTGGCGGAGCAGGGGATTGATCTGGATTTTGTGCAGGACAATCATTCGCTGTCGATGCAGCGGGGGACGCTGCGCGGGCTGCATTTTCAGGCGCCGCCCCATGCCCAGGCCAAATTGGTGCGCTGTGGCCGCGGCGCGCTGTTTGATGTGGCGGTGGATATCCGCCGGGGCTCGCCGACCTATGGCACATGGTTCGGCATCGAGCTGACGGCGGAGAACGGCAAGCAACTGCTGGTGCCGGCGGGGTTTCTGCATGGCTTTATCACCCGGGCGCCCGAGACCGAGATCCTGTATAAATGCAGCGACTATTACGCGCCCGACTGCGATGGGGCGGTGGCCTGGGACAGCTGTGGCGTTGACTGGGGCTTTGACGGCCCGCCGCTGCTGTCGGAGAAGGACGCAGCGGCCCCGGCGCTGGCGGATTTTGACAGCCCCTTTGTCTGGGAGGGCGCTGCGTGA
- the rfbB gene encoding dTDP-glucose 4,6-dehydratase — protein sequence MKILVTGGAGFIGSAVVRRAIGDGHQVVNLDALTYAACLENVAAVADHPNYAFEQADIRDRAALERIFAAHAPDVVMHLAAESHVDRSIDGPGDFIETNITGTFNMLEAARKYWVEAGRPEAFRFHHISTDEVYGSLPSDPGVQFTEETAYDPRSPYSASKAASDHLVRAWAETYGLPVVLTNCSNNYGPFHFPEKLVPVVILNALAGKPLPIYGDGSNVRDWLYVEDHAAALLLVLQKGQLGRSYNIGGENECSNLELVQHLCAILDETRPREDGQSYAAQITFVTDRPGHDARYAIDPSRIRAELGWRPSVTVEEGLAKTVQWYLENESWWRALQSRDGVGQRLGTGQ from the coding sequence ATGAAAATTCTGGTGACCGGTGGCGCCGGGTTTATCGGCTCGGCGGTGGTGCGGCGCGCCATTGGCGATGGCCATCAGGTGGTCAATCTGGATGCGCTGACCTATGCCGCCTGTCTGGAGAATGTGGCCGCGGTGGCGGATCACCCTAACTATGCCTTTGAGCAGGCGGATATTCGCGACCGCGCAGCGCTGGAGCGGATCTTTGCCGCCCATGCCCCGGATGTGGTGATGCATCTGGCCGCCGAGAGCCATGTGGACCGTTCGATTGACGGCCCCGGCGATTTTATCGAGACCAATATCACCGGCACCTTCAACATGCTGGAGGCGGCGCGCAAATACTGGGTTGAGGCAGGCCGCCCAGAGGCGTTTCGCTTTCATCATATCTCGACCGATGAGGTCTATGGCTCGCTGCCCAGCGACCCAGGCGTGCAGTTCACCGAAGAGACCGCTTACGATCCGCGCTCGCCCTATTCCGCCAGCAAGGCAGCCTCTGACCATCTGGTGCGCGCCTGGGCCGAGACCTATGGGCTGCCGGTGGTGCTGACCAATTGTTCCAACAACTATGGTCCCTTCCATTTCCCGGAAAAGCTGGTGCCGGTGGTGATCCTCAACGCGCTGGCGGGCAAACCGCTGCCGATCTATGGCGACGGATCAAACGTGCGCGACTGGCTCTATGTGGAGGATCATGCCGCAGCACTGCTGTTGGTGCTGCAAAAGGGCCAGCTGGGACGCAGTTATAATATAGGCGGTGAAAATGAATGTTCCAATCTGGAACTGGTGCAGCATCTCTGCGCCATTCTGGATGAGACACGCCCGCGCGAGGATGGGCAGTCCTACGCCGCGCAAATCACCTTTGTCACGGATCGCCCCGGTCATGATGCGCGCTATGCAATTGATCCCTCGCGCATCCGCGCCGAGCTGGGCTGGCGGCCAAGTGTGACGGTCGAGGAAGGTCTGGCAAAAACCGTGCAATGGTATCTGGAAAATGAGAGCTGGTGGCGCGCGCTGCAGAGCCGTGACGGCGTCGGGCAGCGCTTGGGGACGGGACAGTAA
- the rfbD gene encoding dTDP-4-dehydrorhamnose reductase encodes MNILVFGKTGQLAQELSRLEGVTCLGRDHAEFSDPAAAAAQVAGAGIDAVIIAAAYTAVDRAESEERLATTINGATPGAIAQACAAHGLPLVYISTDYVFDGSGETPWQPGDAPAPVNAYGRSKLAGEAAVGAAGGVTAILRTSWVVSAHGNNFVKTMLRLGAERDQLSIVADQIGAPTPARAIAAACLEMARQLAEDPGKSGIYHLQGAPEVSWAGFAAEIFAQADVACAVAGIPSSAYPTPAPRPLNSRLDCTTLETVFNIAQPDWRVGLADILHDLGARP; translated from the coding sequence ATGAACATTCTGGTGTTTGGAAAAACCGGTCAGTTGGCCCAGGAGCTGTCGCGGCTGGAGGGGGTGACCTGTCTGGGGCGGGATCATGCGGAGTTCAGCGATCCGGCCGCAGCGGCGGCGCAGGTCGCGGGCGCAGGCATTGATGCGGTGATCATTGCCGCCGCCTATACGGCGGTCGACAGGGCCGAGAGCGAAGAGCGCCTGGCCACAACCATCAATGGCGCAACACCGGGGGCCATCGCGCAGGCCTGTGCGGCCCATGGGCTGCCGCTGGTCTATATCTCCACCGATTATGTCTTTGACGGCAGCGGCGAGACCCCCTGGCAGCCCGGCGACGCGCCCGCGCCGGTGAATGCCTATGGCCGCAGCAAGCTGGCCGGGGAAGCGGCGGTGGGGGCGGCCGGCGGGGTCACTGCCATTTTGCGCACATCCTGGGTGGTGTCGGCCCATGGCAATAATTTTGTCAAAACCATGCTGCGTCTGGGTGCGGAGCGCGATCAGCTGAGTATTGTCGCCGATCAGATTGGCGCGCCCACCCCGGCGCGCGCCATTGCCGCCGCCTGTCTTGAAATGGCGCGACAGCTGGCAGAGGATCCGGGCAAATCCGGCATCTATCATCTGCAGGGCGCGCCCGAGGTCAGCTGGGCCGGGTTTGCGGCGGAGATTTTTGCCCAGGCTGATGTGGCCTGCGCGGTTGCAGGCATCCCGAGCTCCGCCTATCCAACCCCGGCGCCGCGACCGCTGAACTCACGGCTGGATTGCACCACATTAGAGACTGTTTTTAACATTGCGCAGCCCGATTGGCGGGTTGGGCTGGCAGATATTTTGCACGATTTGGGAGCGAGGCCATGA
- the rfbA gene encoding glucose-1-phosphate thymidylyltransferase RfbA has protein sequence MMARKGIILAGGSGTRLYPITMGVSKQLLPIYDKPMIYYPLSVLMLAGIREICVITTPQDQAQFKRTLGDGRQWGIDLTYVVQPAPDGLAQAFILAESFLAGAPSALVLGDNIFFGHGLPKLLAAADAQGTGGTVFGYHVADPERYGVVDFDDAGRARQIIEKPEVAPSNYAVTGLYFLDGTAPARARAVRPSARGELEITDLLQMYLDEEALRVETMGRGYAWLDTGTHGSLLEAGNFVRTLQERQGLQTGCPEEIAFDQGWIDRAGLKARAALFAKNDYGHYLEGLLR, from the coding sequence ATGATGGCACGAAAAGGCATTATTCTGGCAGGCGGATCCGGCACCCGGCTGTATCCGATCACCATGGGCGTCTCAAAACAGCTGCTGCCGATCTATGACAAGCCGATGATCTATTATCCCCTGTCGGTGCTGATGCTGGCAGGGATCCGCGAGATCTGTGTGATCACCACGCCGCAGGATCAGGCGCAGTTCAAACGCACCTTAGGGGATGGCCGCCAATGGGGGATTGATCTCACCTATGTGGTGCAGCCCGCGCCCGATGGTCTGGCCCAGGCCTTTATTCTGGCCGAGAGCTTTCTGGCGGGGGCCCCGTCGGCGCTGGTGCTGGGGGATAATATCTTCTTTGGTCATGGCCTGCCCAAACTGCTGGCGGCGGCGGATGCGCAGGGCACAGGCGGCACCGTCTTTGGCTATCACGTGGCCGATCCCGAACGCTATGGCGTGGTGGATTTTGACGATGCGGGGCGCGCCCGGCAGATTATTGAAAAGCCCGAGGTGGCCCCTTCGAACTATGCGGTGACGGGGCTGTATTTCCTTGATGGCACTGCGCCTGCGCGGGCCCGCGCGGTCCGGCCTTCGGCGCGCGGCGAGCTGGAGATCACCGATCTGCTGCAGATGTATCTGGACGAAGAGGCCCTGCGGGTCGAGACCATGGGCCGGGGCTATGCCTGGCTGGACACCGGCACCCATGGCTCGCTGCTGGAGGCGGGGAACTTTGTGCGCACCCTGCAGGAGCGCCAGGGGCTGCAGACCGGCTGCCCGGAAGAGATTGCCTTTGATCAGGGCTGGATCGACCGCGCCGGGCTCAAGGCGCGGGCGGCTCTGTTTGCCAAAAATGACTATGGCCACTATCTGGAGGGCCTGCTGCGATAG
- a CDS encoding secretin N-terminal domain-containing protein, with product MTQRAEMQPVIHPVMPLVGQPARIGFFWSLRLWIGAAALLLLVLVQPLRAQVTLDLRDADLRNFVEIVSEATGRSFVLDPDVRGTVTVLAPDQMSPQDLFEVFLSVLELNRLTLIEGAGADRIVPMNVARELSSGGSAGLPSGFETRVIPVKEVPLQEVIEVVRPLLPAEAVMTPVPGAKRLIISDRSANLNRITRLIKRLDQPRAAPPIEILRLQNADAAEVLQVVQSMDLIPEGSSVSVDRRSNALLISGSEALRHRVRLLVDELDTQRDTVVSRAVALNYADAAAISDVVMRTLNSDGGSGTRAAVRIVPELQTNTLLVSAPQERIDEIVQMVRYLDQRPTQVLVEAVIFEMSVEGLSDLSVQFGAVLNNALVGGAQFDLPGRSSLTNLISSVSNGGAATLGSGGVFGGAKRNAGGDGIVGLITAIASVNSTRLLSTPSILTLNNQEAEIVVAQNVPFVTGSYSTVSDGSSVDNPFQTIERQDIGLTLNVTPQINADRTVRMVIKQEVSNLTNSTAASGGEITSPVAVDHGAGQRWQCDHAGRVVGKWLGRGQSKGAGPGRAAPDWRAVPGQEQQ from the coding sequence ATGACACAGCGCGCAGAGATGCAGCCGGTGATACACCCGGTGATGCCACTGGTGGGACAGCCGGCGCGGATCGGTTTTTTCTGGAGTCTGCGTCTCTGGATCGGGGCGGCGGCGCTGCTGCTGCTGGTCTTGGTGCAGCCGCTGCGCGCCCAGGTGACGCTGGATCTGCGCGATGCGGATCTGCGCAACTTTGTCGAAATTGTCTCCGAGGCCACCGGCCGCAGCTTTGTGCTGGATCCCGACGTGCGCGGCACCGTGACGGTGCTGGCGCCGGATCAGATGTCGCCGCAGGATCTGTTTGAGGTCTTCCTTTCGGTGCTGGAGCTGAACCGGCTGACCCTGATCGAAGGGGCGGGGGCGGATCGCATCGTGCCGATGAATGTGGCGCGCGAGCTGTCATCGGGCGGCAGCGCCGGCTTGCCCAGCGGCTTTGAGACCCGGGTGATCCCGGTAAAAGAAGTGCCGCTGCAGGAGGTGATCGAGGTGGTGCGGCCGCTCCTGCCGGCCGAGGCGGTGATGACCCCGGTGCCCGGCGCCAAGCGGCTGATCATTTCCGACCGCAGTGCCAATCTCAATCGGATTACCCGCTTGATCAAACGGCTGGACCAGCCCCGGGCCGCCCCCCCGATCGAGATCCTGCGACTGCAAAACGCCGATGCGGCTGAGGTCTTGCAGGTGGTGCAATCCATGGACCTGATCCCCGAGGGCTCTTCGGTGAGCGTTGACCGGCGGTCAAACGCGCTGCTGATCTCCGGCTCCGAGGCGCTGCGTCACCGGGTGCGGCTTCTGGTGGATGAGCTGGACACCCAGCGCGATACCGTGGTGTCGCGGGCGGTGGCGCTGAACTACGCCGATGCGGCGGCGATTTCGGATGTGGTGATGCGCACCCTGAACAGTGATGGCGGTTCCGGCACCCGGGCGGCGGTGCGCATCGTGCCAGAGCTGCAGACCAATACGCTGCTGGTTTCGGCACCACAGGAGCGCATTGACGAGATCGTGCAGATGGTGCGCTATCTGGATCAGCGCCCCACCCAGGTGCTGGTCGAGGCGGTGATTTTTGAAATGTCGGTGGAGGGCCTGTCGGATCTGTCGGTGCAGTTTGGCGCGGTCTTGAACAATGCGCTGGTGGGCGGCGCCCAGTTTGATCTGCCGGGGCGCTCCAGCCTGACCAATCTGATTTCCTCGGTCTCCAATGGCGGCGCCGCAACACTGGGATCGGGCGGTGTCTTTGGCGGCGCCAAACGCAATGCCGGCGGCGATGGTATTGTCGGGCTGATCACCGCCATTGCCTCGGTGAATTCCACCCGGCTGTTGTCGACGCCCTCGATCCTGACCCTGAACAACCAGGAGGCCGAGATCGTGGTGGCGCAGAATGTGCCCTTTGTCACCGGCAGCTATTCCACCGTCAGCGATGGCAGCTCGGTTGATAATCCGTTCCAGACCATCGAACGCCAGGATATTGGCCTGACCCTGAATGTAACGCCGCAGATCAATGCTGACCGTACCGTGCGCATGGTGATCAAGCAGGAAGTCTCGAACCTGACCAATTCCACCGCCGCTTCCGGCGGCGAGATCACCTCGCCGGTCGCTGTCGACCACGGCGCTGGTCAGCGATGGCAATGTGATCATGCTGGGCGGGTTGTTGGAAAATGGCTCGGGCGGGGTCAATCAAAAGGTGCCGGGCCTGGCAGAGCTGCCCCTGATTGGCGGGCTGTTCCGGGGCAAGAGCAGCAATAG